TGCCTTTTTGCTTGTACAcataacaccaatttcaatcttgcctcaaactctctttcgaaatctctctgtccttgtttcctaaaactttcttcttgaacttgggccagaggctcgagtaTACGTTGCTTGGTCGTAGGGGACGCAAAaacgaattggcttaactcaccCTCATAAAAGTTacttgggagaggttttctctgccccgttttctaaaactttctttttaaaccGGGGCCAGAAGCTCGAGTATACGTTGTCTGGCCATAGGcaacgcaagaacgaattgacttaactcacccttataaaagtCTACTAGAGAAaagtttcacacccttataaaaactACACATTTGGTTGTTAGTAGCCGTTCTCGCAATGGAAAACCCTCCAAAGCTTCCATTGAAGTTTCAAGTCCTTCTCCGTCTTCACTCGTTCGCCACCTCCATCGGTCGCCGCCCTAACATGACCGTCAACTGTTGCTTAACAAACCTCTTCGAcctcaaattctctccttcTTCTAAACCCAACAACGGCGTTTCGACTCGCGACATCGTTTTCGACCCCGCTCGCAATCTCTGGTTTCGTCTCTTTGTTCCGTCTTCGGTTTCTGATGATGTTAGTCTACCAGTTGTTGTGTACTTTCATGGCGGCgggtttgtgtttttttctgCTAGTTCGATGTCGTACGATGATCTTGGTCGGAGACTTGCACGTGACCTCCGTGTTGTGGTTGTGTCGGTAAATTATCGTCTCTCTCCCGAGCACCGGTATCCACTTCCCTATGAAGATGGATTTGATGGTTTGAAATTTCTCGATGAAATGGGCTTTGATTCTGTCGTTTTTCCGGCGAAAGCTGATCTTGGTCGGTGTTTTCTCGCCGGAGATAGTGCCGGTGGCAACTTGGCCCACCACGTCGCCGTCAGAGCAGCTGGATATGACTTCAAGAAGGTTTGTGATGTTGGATGgagtttaatttttgtgtttttaataGGTCCCATAGTTTAAATGCttcaatattttctatataatttagtCAAACCTTACAataaacttcatttttttttaggtatttcCAATATTTACAGTTCTAGATTCAAAATCTCGGACTATAAGCATATAAGAGTTGGGTTAAATTGGATTGGAGAAATCTTTATAGGTTGAcccgaaatttcaagttgattaggTTGGTGACACGAACAACTGGAATAGATTTCACAACTTAACCCAAACCAACCCTCTATCCGTAGGTATTTCTTATATTTACGGTTAGATATTCAAAATCTGGCACTAAAAATATACTTGAGTTGGGTTTGGTTGATTTAGATGGAAGAAATCTTTATGGGTCGAcccgaaatttcaagttggttggattggtgacCCGAACAACTGAAATTGTTCATAATCTAACTCAAACCAACCTTCTGTTTTTAAGTATTTCCTATAGTTACagttagagattcaaaatctcaCACTAAAAGTATACCTgtgttgggttgaattagattgaagaaatctttatgggtcgacccaaaatttcaagttgattgggTTGGTGACTCGAACAACTGAAATCGTTCACAACCTAATTCAAACCAACCTTCTGTTTTAGGTATTTCCTATAGTTACagttagagattcaaaatctcgTACTAAAAGTATacttgagttgggttgaattagattgaagaaatctttatGGGTCGACCTGAagtttcaagttgattgggTTGNATCGTTCACAACCTCACTCAAACCAACCTTTTGGTTTTAGGTATTTCCTATCTTTACagttagagattcaaaatctcgCACTAAAAGTATACAtaagttgggttgaattagattgaagaaatcttgatgggacgacccaaaatttcaagttgattgggTTGGTGACACGAACAACTGAAATCGt
The nucleotide sequence above comes from Cucurbita pepo subsp. pepo cultivar mu-cu-16 unplaced genomic scaffold, ASM280686v2 Cp4.1_scaffold000463, whole genome shotgun sequence. Encoded proteins:
- the LOC111785361 gene encoding probable carboxylesterase 18, with the translated sequence MENPPKLPLKFQVLLRLHSFATSIGRRPNMTVNCCLTNLFDLKFSPSSKPNNGVSTRDIVFDPARNLWFRLFVPSSVSDDVSLPVVVYFHGGGFVFFSASSMSYDDLGRRLARDLRVVVVSVNYRLSPEHRYPLPYEDGFDGLKFLDEMGFDSVVFPAKADLGRCFLAGDSAGGNLAHHVAVRAAGYDFKKVNIKGLIAIQPFFGGEERTNSEVQFSKSPMLSLEQADWYWKAFLPDGSNRNHPAAHVFGPGAGDLPDEKFPMTLLIVGGRDQLRDWGMKYYEWLKESDKEVDLVEYPNAIHGFYAVPQLKDCSLLIRDVNDFIQKCLLV